A region of Colletotrichum higginsianum IMI 349063 chromosome 10, whole genome shotgun sequence DNA encodes the following proteins:
- a CDS encoding U-box domain-containing protein produces MSRSIQLKEEGNRHFQQGDYAGAEALYSKAIIADPKNPALYTNRAMARLKLEIWDAVVSDCESCLGLTPDNLKAHYYLSQAQLALKDYDSALTNALKAHHLCVQTGDKSLAAITAQVLRSKKERWDWMEKRRTREARHLENEVVEMMEKEREQAVASAMDDGEKREIEAEWEQKIEMLRNTFEKSRSSEEKRREVPEWAIDDISFGVMVDPVITKTGKSYERASIMEHLRRHPSDPLTREPLLPSELRPNLGLRHACEEFLEQNGWAVDW; encoded by the exons ATGTCGAGATCAATCCAACTCAAGGAAGAAGGCAACCGCCATTTCCAACAGGGCGACtatgccggcgccgaggcgctgTACTCGAAAGC CATCATCGCCGATCCCAAGAACCCTGCGCTCTACACCAACCGTGCCATGGCGCGTCTCAAGCTCGAAATCTgggacgccgtcgtctccgacTGCGAATCCTGCCTCGGCCTGACCCCCGACAACCTCAAGGCCCACTACTACCTCTCCCAGGCCCAGCTCGCCCTCAAGGACTACGACTCGGCCCTCACGAACGCCCTGAAGGCCCACCACCTGTGTGTCCAGACCGGCGACAAGTCTCTGGCCGCCATCACGGCACAGGTCCTGCGGTCGAAGAAGGAGCGGTGGGACTGGATGGAGAAGCGACGCACCCGGGAGGCGCGCCATCTGGAAaacgaggtcgtcgagatgatggagaaggagcgcgagcaggccgtcgcgagcgccatggacgacggggagaagagggagatcgaggccgagtGGGAGCAGAAGATCGAGATGCTGAGGAACACCTTTGAGAAGAGCCGATCgtccgaggagaagaggcgCGAGGTCCCGGAGTGGGCCATTGACGACATCAGCTTTGGCGTCATGGTCGACCCAGTCATT ACCAAAACCGGAAAGTCGTATGAGAGGGCATCCATCATGGAGCACCTGCGCCGCCACCCCAGCGACCCCCTCACCCGTGAACCCCTGCTCCCGTCGGAGCTCCGGCCCAATCTTGGTCTGAGGCATGCTTGCGAAGAGTTCCTTGAGCAGAACGGCTGGGCCGTGGACTGGTAG
- a CDS encoding Gmc oxidoreductase → MAYVVKMAVAVAAMPLFGALARPSPPSGCLKKQNDTQLLPSYDYVVVGAGASGLTVANRLSEDPKVTVLVIEAGELDEGEDSVRIPGLAGGAIGSKYDWNTTYVANDALGGRVVPIPQGKVVGGSTKLNRMVFDRGSKSDYDRWESLGAKGWNWETLLPYFKKNEKFTPPTAEIAAEWGVEVDDSAHGNDGLMQVTYSPFFWPTTICCTEFMIDAVKELGITIAKDQANGSPIGGYFCPHNQDPKTATRSSAREAYYDGFTERPNLHLLTGRQVTRVVTTGMGDAVKATGVEFAASKEAEVQTANVNREVILAAGTFHTPQILQVSGIGDPALHASINVPTVVDLPAVGQNLHDHVFLAVVNTINTTLSSSSLLQSNATFAAEARAQYDSQQNGPLSSPTGDFLAFLPLSTYSKAGETLSSQAAAQDGTAFLPADTPAEVVRGYQAQHKVLNERLLADDSALLEVIWDGGVMVLGLQHPYSRGSLKAASSSTFDAPLGDAAFLRNPLDVSFMVEAVKFTRTLTATAAIGALQPFEAVPGANVTADAAIADFVRQQSATLFHPVGTCKLGPREEGGVVDAELRVYGVSGLRVVDASVMPLVPATHIMTTVYAVAEKAADIIRDRAA, encoded by the exons ATGGCGTACGTCGTGAAGATGGCTGTTGCTGTGGCAGCAATGCCGCTCTTCGGAGCGCTTGCCCGTCCGTCCCCTCCTTCAGGCTGCCTCAAGAAACAGAACGACACACAGCTGTTGCCTAGCTACGACTACGTTGTTGTTGGCGCCGGTGCCAGTGGCCTCACAGTAGCCAACCGACTTTCCGAAGACCCAA AGGTGACTGTTCTCGTCATTGAGGCGGGTGAACT TGACGAAGGCGAGGACTCCGTCAGGATTCCTGGGCTTGCCGGTGGCGCGATTGGGTCGAAATACGACTGGAACACGACTTATGTCGCCAACGACGCGCTGGGCGGCCGGGTCGTTCCGATCCCCCAAGGAAAGGTAGTGGGCGGCTCAACCAAGCTCAACCGGATGGTCTTCGACCGCGGGTCTAAATCCGACTACGATCGCTGGGAGAGCCTGGGAGCGAAAGGGTGGAACTGGGAGACTCTGCTCCCCTATTTCAAAAAG AACGAAAAGTTCACGCCTCCGACTGCCGAGATCGCGGCCGAATGGGGCGTTGAGGTCGACGATTCTGCCCATGGAAACGACGGGCTGATGCAGGTGACCTACTCGCCTTTCTTCTGGCCCACTACCA TCTGCTGCACAGAGTTCATgatcgacgccgtcaaggagctcggcaTCACCATCGCGAAGGACCAGGCCAACGGGAGCCCCATCGGCGGTTACTTCTGCCCTCACAACCAGGACCCCAAGACCGCGACCCGTTCCTCTGCCCGGGAGGCCTACTACGACGGCTTCACCGAGCGCCCCAACCTGCACCTCCTGACAGGACGCCAGGTTACCAGGGTTGTCACCACTGGCATGGGAGATGCCGTCAAGGCGACTGGGGTCGAG TTCGCCGCCAGCAAGGAAGCCGAGGTCCAGACCGCCAACGTGAACAGAGAAGTGATTCTTGCTGCTGGGACGTTCCACACCCCTCAGATCCTCCAGGTTTCCGGCATCGGCGATCCCGCCCTCCACGCCAGCATCAACGTGCcgaccgtcgtcgacctcccCGCCGTGGGCCAGAACCTCCACGATCACGTCTTCTTGGCTGTGGTCAACACGA TCAACACCACCCTGTCCTCGAGCTCCCTGCTGCAGAGCAACGCcaccttcgccgccgaggcccggGCCCAGTACGACAGCCAGCAGAACGGCCCCCTGAGCTCCCCCACCGGCGACTTTCTCGCCTTTCTCCCTCTGTCCACCTACTCCAAGGCGGGCGAGACGCTCAGCTCCCAGGCCGCGGCCCAGGACGGGACCGCGTTCCTGCCCGCGGACAccccggccgaggtcgtcagGGGATACCAGGCGCAGCACAAGGTGCTCAACGAGCGTCTCCTggccgacgactcggccctcctcgaggtcatctgggacggcggcgtgatggtcctcggcctgcagcaCCCGTACTCGCGCGGCAGCCTCAAggccgcctcctccagcacCTTCGACGCGCCCCTCGGGGACGCCGCGTTCCTCAGGAACCCGCTCGACGTCTCCTTCATGGTCGAGGCGGTCAAGTTCACCCGCACCCTcacggccaccgccgccatcgggGCGCTGCAGCCCTTCGAGGCCGTCCCCGGCGCCAACGTgaccgccgacgccgccatcgccgacttCGTCCGCCAGCAGAGCGCCACCCTGTTCCACCCCGTCGGCACCTGCAAGCTGGGCccgagggaggagggcggcgtcgtcgacgccgagctgaGGGTCTACGGCGTCAGCGGCCTGCGCGTGGTGGACGCCAGCGTCATGCCCCTGGTGCCCGCGACGCACATCATGACCACGGTCTACGCCGTTGCCGAGAAG GCAGCAGATATCATCCGTGACCGTGCGGCGTAG